A genomic window from Terrisporobacter glycolicus ATCC 14880 = DSM 1288 includes:
- a CDS encoding PLP-dependent aminotransferase family protein — MAVRFADRMSKIEGSAIRELLKLTARPEVISFAGGMPAPELFPVEEMKKVSVAVLEEQGRVALQYTSTEGYLPLREKIAARMNKTLKTNVGPDDILVTSGSQQGLDFSGKTFLDKGDVVLCESPSYMGALNAMKAYEPEFIEINTDNDGMIMEDLEKVLASNDKVKLIYVIPDFQNPSGRTWPLERRIKFMEIINKYEIPVVEDNPYGELRFDGESLPSLKSLDTKGLVIYLGTFSKIFCPGYRLGWTCAAPEILAKYNICKQGSDLQASTISQMEVSKFMDMYDLDEHVAKIKACYVKRRDVMLKTMKEEFPECVEFTHPQGGLFTWVTFPEGINAGDMAKKCLEKNVAYVPGESFYPNGGVYNTCRLNYSNMPEEKIVEGIKRMGEVLREELAKNEEKELATNK, encoded by the coding sequence ATGGCAGTTAGATTTGCAGACAGAATGAGTAAAATTGAAGGGTCAGCTATACGTGAGTTATTAAAACTTACAGCTAGACCAGAGGTAATATCATTTGCAGGAGGAATGCCTGCTCCAGAATTATTTCCAGTAGAGGAAATGAAAAAAGTTTCAGTTGCAGTATTAGAAGAACAAGGAAGAGTAGCATTACAATATACATCAACAGAAGGTTATCTTCCATTAAGAGAAAAGATAGCTGCAAGAATGAACAAGACTCTTAAAACTAACGTAGGTCCAGATGATATATTAGTAACAAGTGGATCTCAACAAGGTCTTGATTTCTCAGGGAAAACATTTTTAGATAAAGGTGATGTAGTTTTATGTGAAAGTCCATCTTACATGGGTGCATTAAATGCAATGAAAGCTTATGAGCCTGAATTTATAGAAATTAATACTGATAATGATGGTATGATAATGGAAGATTTAGAAAAAGTTCTAGCTTCAAATGATAAAGTTAAATTAATTTATGTAATACCAGATTTCCAAAACCCATCAGGTAGAACATGGCCATTAGAAAGACGTATTAAGTTCATGGAAATAATAAATAAATATGAAATACCTGTAGTAGAAGATAATCCATATGGGGAATTAAGATTTGATGGAGAAAGCTTACCATCATTAAAATCTTTAGATACTAAAGGTTTAGTAATTTATCTTGGAACTTTCTCAAAAATATTCTGCCCAGGATATAGATTAGGATGGACTTGTGCAGCTCCAGAAATACTAGCTAAATATAATATTTGTAAACAAGGATCTGACTTACAAGCTTCTACAATAAGCCAAATGGAAGTAAGTAAATTTATGGATATGTATGATCTAGATGAGCACGTTGCAAAAATAAAAGCGTGTTATGTTAAGCGTAGAGATGTAATGTTAAAGACTATGAAAGAAGAATTCCCAGAATGCGTTGAGTTTACACATCCACAAGGAGGGCTATTTACTTGGGTTACATTCCCAGAAGGAATTAATGCTGGTGATATGGCTAAAAAATGTTTAGAGAAAAATGTAGCATATGTTCCAGGTGAGTCATTCTATCCAAATGGTGGAGTATACAATACTTGTAGACTTAACTATTCAAATATGCCTGAAGAAAAAATAGTAGAAGGTATAAAGAGAATGGGAGAAGTATTAAGAGAAGAATTAGCTAAAAACGAAGAAAAAGAGTTAGCTACTAATAAATAA
- the ssb gene encoding single-stranded DNA-binding protein, whose product MNHVVLVGRLTKDPELRYIPGSGTPVANFTIAIDRNYTKKDGTKETDFIPVEVMGKAADFCANYISKGRLVAVQGTLRVDRYQTQSGENRTFTKVSANSVQALESNKNRSENPYGEGHQGSQPTFEPNFEAPQGLDPNGFQAIDDDEIPF is encoded by the coding sequence ATGAACCATGTAGTATTAGTTGGTAGATTAACTAAAGATCCAGAATTAAGATATATACCTGGAAGTGGGACACCTGTTGCTAACTTTACAATAGCTATAGATAGAAACTATACTAAAAAAGATGGAACTAAAGAAACAGACTTTATTCCTGTTGAAGTGATGGGAAAAGCAGCTGACTTTTGTGCAAATTATATCTCAAAAGGTAGATTAGTTGCAGTTCAAGGAACTTTAAGAGTTGATAGATATCAAACACAATCTGGAGAAAATAGAACTTTTACTAAAGTAAGTGCAAATTCAGTACAAGCTTTAGAGAGCAATAAAAATAGATCTGAAAACCCATACGGAGAAGGTCATCAAGGTTCGCAACCGACTTTCGAACCAAACTTCGAGGCACCACAAGGATTAGATCCAAATGGTTTCCAAGCAATAGATGATGACGAAATACCATTTTAG
- the rsmG gene encoding 16S rRNA (guanine(527)-N(7))-methyltransferase RsmG: MNNLEVLKEGIEGFGLEATDKKLQNLKKYREILVEWNKVMNLTGIEEEKEVYIKHFLDSISAVTNNYITDNISLIDVGTGAGFPGMPLKICLENLNLTLLDSLNKRINFLQEVASELNLKGIEFIHGRAEDFGKSEEYREQYDVATARAVAGLPILMEFCVPFVKVGGYFICLKGPNANLELEESKAAMETLGIEFVEKIDIKLSDLELNHNILVFKKIKSTPSKYPRKAGKPSKNPIK, encoded by the coding sequence ATGAATAACCTAGAAGTATTAAAAGAAGGTATAGAAGGTTTTGGTCTGGAAGCTACTGATAAAAAACTTCAAAACTTAAAGAAATATAGAGAAATATTAGTTGAATGGAACAAAGTAATGAATTTAACAGGTATAGAGGAAGAGAAAGAAGTATATATTAAGCATTTCTTGGACTCTATCTCAGCTGTAACTAATAATTATATAACTGATAATATATCATTAATAGATGTGGGTACTGGTGCAGGTTTTCCTGGTATGCCACTAAAAATTTGTTTAGAAAATTTAAATTTAACTTTATTAGATTCTCTAAATAAAAGAATAAACTTTTTACAAGAAGTTGCTAGTGAATTAAATTTAAAAGGGATAGAATTTATTCATGGACGAGCTGAAGATTTTGGTAAAAGTGAAGAATACAGAGAACAGTATGATGTCGCTACAGCAAGGGCTGTTGCCGGATTACCAATATTAATGGAATTTTGTGTTCCTTTTGTAAAAGTTGGGGGATATTTTATATGTCTGAAAGGACCAAATGCTAATTTAGAACTAGAAGAGTCAAAAGCAGCTATGGAAACTTTGGGAATAGAATTTGTTGAAAAAATAGATATTAAGTTATCTGATTTAGAATTAAATCATAATATATTAGTATTCAAAAAAATTAAGAGTACCCCATCAAAATATCCAAGAAAAGCAGGCAAACCATCTAAAAATCCTATAAAATAA
- a CDS encoding ParB/RepB/Spo0J family partition protein, with product MDNTPRRSKRLGKGLSALIPEINEEVDKKEIVQIKLINIRPNKNQPRKEFDEERIKALSNSIKNVGVLQPIVLKPTDENNYMIIAGERRYRASIMAGKEEIPAVIKNIPIKDIMEIALIENLQREDLNAIEEAIAYKSLIDNYKVTQEELSEAVGKSRPHITNTLRLLNLQKKVIKMIESGEITPGHGKALLRIENYDQQLEIANQIVKDDLSVRVVEEIAKKIISNKEVKKSEKKQKDIYIINAEERLSNIFGTQVNISKGKKKGKIEIVYNNEEELNDILSMMMDED from the coding sequence ATGGATAATACACCTAGAAGAAGTAAAAGATTAGGAAAAGGTCTTAGCGCTTTAATTCCTGAAATAAATGAAGAGGTTGATAAAAAAGAGATTGTACAAATAAAATTGATTAATATACGACCTAACAAAAACCAACCAAGAAAAGAATTTGATGAAGAAAGAATAAAAGCATTATCTAATTCTATAAAAAATGTAGGAGTGCTACAACCAATAGTTTTAAAACCCACAGATGAGAATAATTATATGATTATAGCGGGTGAAAGAAGATATAGGGCATCTATTATGGCAGGAAAAGAAGAAATACCAGCTGTGATTAAGAATATACCAATTAAAGATATAATGGAAATTGCTCTTATAGAAAACTTACAAAGGGAAGATTTAAATGCTATAGAAGAAGCTATTGCCTATAAGAGTTTAATAGATAATTATAAGGTTACTCAAGAAGAGTTATCAGAGGCAGTGGGGAAAAGTAGACCTCACATTACCAATACTTTAAGGCTGCTAAATTTGCAAAAAAAAGTAATTAAAATGATTGAAAGTGGAGAAATAACACCTGGTCATGGAAAGGCATTACTTAGAATAGAAAATTATGATCAACAACTAGAAATAGCCAACCAAATAGTTAAAGATGATTTATCTGTTAGAGTAGTAGAAGAAATAGCAAAAAAAATTATTTCTAACAAAGAAGTTAAGAAATCAGAAAAGAAACAAAAAGACATTTATATAATTAACGCAGAAGAAAGACTTTCTAATATATTTGGGACACAAGTAAATATATCTAAAGGTAAGAAAAAAGGTAAAATAGAAATAGTATACAATAATGAAGAAGAATTGAATGACATCTTATCCATGATGATGGATGAAGATTAA
- a CDS encoding ParA family protein, whose amino-acid sequence MGKSVAIFNQKGGVGKTTTNVNLSASLGQLGKKVLVLDMDPQGNTTSGYGIDKNTVENTIYEVIIDGLDIREAIIDTEFDNIKIVAAASELAGAEIELANESDREYKLRDSVDKIKDEYDYIFIDCPPSLGMLTINSLTAVDSVLIPIQCEYYALEGVSQLMSTYKLVKKRLNPKIEIQGVVLSMFDGRANLSIQVVEEVKKYFKGSVYTTLIPRNVRLAEAPSYGKPVIYYDSKCRGTLAYKELAEEFIELEEDVI is encoded by the coding sequence ATGGGAAAATCTGTAGCAATTTTTAACCAAAAAGGTGGAGTAGGAAAGACAACAACTAATGTTAATCTAAGTGCAAGTTTAGGACAATTAGGCAAAAAAGTATTAGTTTTAGACATGGATCCCCAAGGGAATACTACTAGTGGTTATGGAATTGATAAAAATACTGTAGAAAATACTATATATGAAGTTATAATAGATGGCTTAGATATAAGAGAAGCTATTATTGACACAGAGTTTGATAATATAAAGATTGTAGCAGCAGCTAGTGAGCTAGCTGGGGCAGAAATAGAGTTGGCCAATGAAAGTGATAGAGAGTATAAATTAAGAGATAGTGTAGACAAAATAAAAGATGAATATGATTATATTTTTATAGACTGTCCTCCTTCTTTAGGTATGCTTACTATAAACTCATTGACTGCAGTTGATAGTGTTTTAATACCTATACAATGTGAATATTATGCACTAGAGGGTGTCAGTCAACTAATGTCAACATATAAATTAGTGAAAAAGAGATTAAATCCTAAGATTGAAATACAAGGTGTAGTTCTTAGCATGTTTGATGGAAGAGCAAATTTGTCTATTCAAGTTGTTGAAGAAGTAAAAAAATACTTCAAAGGGAGTGTATATACCACATTAATTCCTAGAAATGTAAGACTTGCTGAGGCACCAAGCTATGGAAAACCGGTGATTTATTATGATTCAAAATGTAGGGGGACATTAGCATATAAAGAGTTAGCAGAAGAATTTATTGAATTAGAGGAGGATGTAATATAG
- the noc gene encoding nucleoid occlusion protein — MEEKIVKEIPVDKIIPNPYQPRKVFSINALEELSKSIKEYGILQPITVRQKEDGYELVAGERRLRAAKLAELKTIPAIINNMSDQYSAVLALLENLQREDLNFIEESLGYENLIKEHNFTQQQLAEKLGKNQSTIANKLRILKLPDTVKQYLVENSLTERHARALLKLPNEELMMEIIQKVVKQELTVKKTEKLINDTLEALRAESEPEKKQNIKCSVGIRIYLNTLKQAYDAIKNTGIEAKYNEIDKGDYMEVVVKIPKK; from the coding sequence ATGGAAGAAAAAATAGTTAAAGAGATACCAGTTGATAAAATAATTCCTAATCCATATCAACCAAGAAAAGTATTTTCAATTAATGCATTAGAAGAATTAAGTAAATCCATAAAAGAGTACGGAATACTTCAACCAATTACTGTTAGACAAAAAGAAGATGGATATGAGTTAGTTGCGGGGGAAAGAAGGCTAAGAGCAGCAAAATTAGCTGAACTAAAAACGATACCAGCAATAATAAATAATATGTCAGATCAATATTCTGCAGTTTTAGCTTTATTAGAAAATTTACAAAGAGAAGATTTGAATTTTATAGAGGAATCTCTAGGATATGAGAATTTAATAAAAGAACATAATTTTACCCAACAACAGTTGGCTGAAAAATTAGGTAAAAATCAATCAACTATAGCTAATAAACTTAGAATATTAAAACTTCCTGATACTGTAAAGCAATATCTTGTTGAAAATAGTTTGACTGAAAGACATGCAAGAGCATTGCTTAAGTTGCCTAATGAAGAACTAATGATGGAAATTATTCAAAAAGTAGTTAAACAAGAGCTTACAGTTAAGAAAACGGAAAAATTAATTAATGATACATTAGAGGCTTTAAGAGCAGAGAGCGAACCTGAAAAGAAACAGAATATAAAATGTTCAGTAGGTATTAGAATATATCTTAATACATTAAAACAAGCATATGATGCCATAAAGAATACAGGAATTGAAGCAAAATATAATGAAATAGATAAAGGAGATTACATGGAAGTTGTAGTCAAAATTCCTAAAAAATAA
- a CDS encoding DUF2232 domain-containing protein, with amino-acid sequence MNKDLRLSKVLQIVILAIILILISLNVPQLSLIILLIPIPFALIGTLSNIKNNIISLIIVLFALIFLSKPIYAVDIFINSIIPGTIIGIIVKKILSKQDSNKYEPIFVGSIVFMLSIVAHYIISKYAFGVDILNEMIQVFNESIEAQKSLLQSVSNNELLSTVNIIDTFRNIIPTILFFRGMISSIIIYFVEIYALKRMKYEDLGEIKFRNFYLPGNAIVISFILYLLMLGLSYIKTPLYTDAIFLNLQMVFNFMFIVQGIAVSIYFIKRWLRNGIDKKVFIGAMCVGIFGMTGISFIGMIDSILDFRNVRAYKSI; translated from the coding sequence TTGAATAAAGATTTAAGGCTATCAAAGGTATTACAGATAGTCATTTTAGCTATAATATTAATATTGATAAGCTTAAATGTTCCTCAATTAAGTTTAATAATATTATTAATACCAATACCTTTTGCACTAATCGGAACATTATCAAATATTAAAAATAATATAATATCACTAATAATTGTACTTTTTGCTTTAATATTTTTAAGTAAGCCTATATATGCAGTTGATATATTTATAAATAGTATTATTCCTGGGACAATTATAGGTATTATAGTTAAAAAAATTCTAAGTAAACAAGATAGTAATAAATATGAACCGATTTTTGTAGGCTCTATAGTATTTATGCTTTCTATAGTAGCACATTATATTATATCGAAATATGCTTTCGGAGTTGATATCTTAAATGAGATGATTCAAGTATTTAATGAAAGTATAGAAGCACAAAAAAGCCTGTTACAATCTGTAAGTAACAACGAATTGTTAAGCACAGTAAATATTATAGATACATTTAGAAATATAATACCTACTATATTATTTTTTAGAGGTATGATTTCATCAATAATTATATATTTTGTTGAAATATATGCTCTTAAAAGAATGAAATATGAAGATTTAGGTGAAATAAAATTTAGAAATTTTTATTTACCAGGAAATGCTATAGTTATTTCATTCATATTATACTTATTAATGTTAGGCCTGTCTTATATAAAAACACCATTATATACAGATGCAATATTCTTAAATCTACAAATGGTATTTAACTTTATGTTTATAGTACAAGGAATAGCTGTATCTATTTATTTTATAAAAAGATGGTTAAGAAATGGAATAGATAAAAAAGTATTTATCGGTGCAATGTGCGTAGGCATATTTGGAATGACAGGAATTTCTTTTATAGGTATGATAGATAGTATATTAGACTTTAGAAATGTGAGAGCTTATAAATCTATATAG
- a CDS encoding helix-turn-helix domain-containing protein has translation MNILSLGEKIKKLRKEQNMTLKELAGDRITAAQISHIERDKSHTSYELLEYLSNKLGVSVDYLLETKEMQSKKITDNLILKSEIYIKCDELEKAEEQIKEIIDICKEYKLNENYGKCNNLLAEINCKKGDYTCAVYYYEKALYYFIKNEDKDDIYNCYVNIGNIYMIDEFYKGALTHFMFAKEVLDESNIEDADIYKELYSKISECYMKLNQPQKSLEFMEKIDRIDNEDCIKEEVNILVLKAKNLLNIGKFSESKECFNKALEIIEKEENKNRLAKVYLSMSKIYSEMGDIDKHLEYSQKVYDITKRDENQYMMESLFNMIDSYVKRGEYEMAQRYCKLALVSSIKNKDKYYEYKSLKFYSDMYKNKDEIETSIDYLNKCIDIAKGLESKKILAGLYIELGKLYSSISKERELEYYQKGVIMYKELDII, from the coding sequence ATGAATATATTAAGTTTAGGGGAAAAAATAAAAAAGCTTAGGAAAGAACAAAATATGACATTAAAAGAATTAGCTGGAGACAGAATTACAGCAGCTCAAATAAGTCATATTGAAAGAGACAAATCACATACAAGTTATGAGTTGTTGGAATATTTGTCGAATAAATTAGGGGTGAGTGTAGATTATTTGCTAGAGACAAAAGAGATGCAGTCTAAAAAAATAACAGATAATCTAATACTAAAAAGTGAAATTTATATTAAATGTGATGAGTTAGAAAAAGCAGAAGAACAAATAAAAGAAATTATAGATATATGCAAAGAGTACAAGTTGAATGAAAATTACGGTAAATGTAATAACCTATTAGCTGAGATTAATTGTAAAAAAGGAGATTACACTTGTGCCGTATATTATTATGAAAAAGCACTATATTATTTTATAAAAAATGAAGATAAAGATGATATATATAATTGTTATGTTAATATAGGAAATATATATATGATAGATGAATTCTATAAGGGAGCATTAACTCATTTTATGTTTGCAAAAGAGGTTCTAGACGAAAGTAACATAGAAGATGCAGATATATACAAGGAGTTATACAGTAAAATTTCTGAGTGTTATATGAAACTAAATCAACCGCAGAAATCATTAGAGTTTATGGAAAAAATAGATAGAATAGATAATGAAGATTGTATAAAAGAAGAGGTTAATATTTTAGTCTTAAAAGCTAAAAATCTTCTAAATATTGGTAAATTTTCTGAATCTAAAGAATGCTTTAATAAAGCATTAGAAATAATAGAAAAAGAAGAAAATAAAAATAGATTGGCTAAAGTGTACTTATCTATGAGTAAGATTTACTCAGAAATGGGAGATATAGATAAGCACTTAGAATATTCTCAAAAAGTATATGATATTACAAAGAGAGATGAAAACCAATATATGATGGAAAGTTTGTTTAATATGATAGATTCTTATGTAAAAAGAGGCGAATATGAGATGGCTCAAAGATATTGTAAACTAGCCTTAGTATCATCTATTAAAAATAAAGACAAGTACTATGAGTATAAGTCATTAAAATTCTATTCTGATATGTATAAGAATAAGGATGAAATAGAAACATCAATAGATTATTTAAATAAGTGTATAGATATTGCAAAAGGCTTAGAAAGTAAGAAAATACTAGCTGGTTTATACATTGAATTAGGGAAGTTATATTCGAGCATATCAAAAGAAAGAGAATTAGAATATTATCAAAAAGGTGTTATTATGTATAAAGAGTTAGATATTATATAA
- a CDS encoding MazG-like family protein has protein sequence MRIEKGSDITKNVKIIEWIKNEILMSISNLFNLIFKGVKPIDDGLQNAIANLIMLSYLLGKRLGISFDEIDHKIKEKAKEGIKEEHSIETWFGDLSKLEKHMDNRE, from the coding sequence GTGCGAATAGAAAAAGGTTCTGATATTACAAAAAATGTAAAAATAATAGAATGGATAAAAAATGAAATACTAATGAGTATAAGCAATCTGTTTAATCTAATATTTAAGGGAGTAAAACCTATTGACGATGGACTTCAAAATGCAATAGCTAATTTAATTATGTTGTCATATCTTTTAGGAAAAAGATTAGGCATTAGTTTTGATGAAATAGATCATAAAATAAAGGAAAAAGCAAAAGAAGGAATAAAGGAAGAGCACAGTATAGAAACTTGGTTTGGAGATTTGTCAAAATTGGAAAAACACATGGACAATAGGGAGTGA
- the rpsF gene encoding 30S ribosomal protein S6 has translation MKNYELVYVVRPNAEDEVKEAVMNKIQEVISANGEVEKVDTWGNKKLAYPIAKFTEGFYVLVNFKASADLPKELDRNLKINENVIRHMIVCA, from the coding sequence ATGAAAAATTATGAATTAGTTTACGTTGTAAGACCAAACGCTGAAGACGAAGTTAAAGAAGCAGTAATGAATAAAATTCAAGAAGTAATCTCAGCTAATGGTGAAGTTGAAAAAGTTGACACTTGGGGAAACAAGAAATTAGCTTACCCAATAGCTAAGTTCACAGAAGGTTTCTATGTGTTAGTAAACTTCAAAGCTTCTGCTGATCTTCCAAAAGAATTAGACAGAAACTTAAAAATAAACGAAAACGTAATAAGACATATGATAGTTTGTGCTTAA
- a CDS encoding DUF951 domain-containing protein, with protein MPMDLNLGDIVELKKQHACGCKQFEIVRVGMDIKIKCTNCKRLIMLDRQTLEKRIKKIVSK; from the coding sequence ATGCCAATGGATCTTAATTTAGGTGACATAGTAGAACTAAAAAAACAACATGCTTGTGGATGTAAGCAATTTGAAATAGTTAGAGTAGGTATGGACATAAAGATTAAATGCACTAACTGTAAAAGATTGATTATGTTAGATAGACAAACTTTAGAAAAAAGAATAAAGAAAATTGTAAGTAAATAG
- the rpsR gene encoding 30S ribosomal protein S18, with protein MINKKRRKKRKVCQFCASKDARIDYKNTQRLQKYVTERGKILPRRISGTCAKHQRELTVAIKRARNIALLPYTLD; from the coding sequence ATGATAAACAAGAAAAGACGTAAGAAAAGAAAAGTTTGTCAATTCTGTGCTTCTAAAGACGCTAGAATAGACTACAAAAACACTCAAAGATTACAAAAATATGTAACTGAGAGAGGTAAAATATTACCAAGAAGAATATCAGGAACATGTGCTAAACATCAAAGAGAATTAACAGTAGCAATAAAAAGAGCTAGAAACATAGCACTTTTACCATATACATTAGACTAA